The Gemmatimonadales bacterium genome contains the following window.
CGACGCGGCCACCCCTTCCGGCAGCTCGGATCGCACGCTAACCGCGCCCTCGGCCGACCCCGAGCTGCCGGCCGGCCACACCGTGCGCCACTACGGAGTTCCCCTCAAAGTAGGCGACGGAATCGCGCGGACGTACGTTCTGGTCAACAGCATCGAGCGGGATGCGCCGCTCGAGCTCGGCGTCGCCCTGAGCGAGCGCGCGATGGAGGGATTGCCGGCCACTATGGGGATGCACCTCCTCGCCCTTCCCGCGCTCAACCCGACCCCGTACCGCTTCGTCGAGCTCGACTGGAACCCGTCCGGTCACGAGCCGACGGTCATCTATGGGATCCCTCACTTCGACTTCCACTTCTATACCGTCTCACGGGAGACCCGCGCCTCGATCGTCCCCACGGATCCGCGGTTCGCCACCGAGGCGATGAATCTCCCGGCAGAGGAGTTTCGCCCGCCATTTTATCTGGACGCGGCCACCGCGGCGGGCGCACCGGCAGCGGCGGTCACGGTCCCCCAGATGGGCCTCCACTGGTTCGACGT
Protein-coding sequences here:
- a CDS encoding DUF5602 domain-containing protein; translation: MSCHPLARSDAVSALGLLTLLAACDAATPSGSSDRTLTAPSADPELPAGHTVRHYGVPLKVGDGIARTYVLVNSIERDAPLELGVALSERAMEGLPATMGMHLLALPALNPTPYRFVELDWNPSGHEPTVIYGIPHFDFHFYTVSRETRASIVPTDPRFATEAMNLPAEEFRPPFYLDAATAAGAPAAAVTVPQMGLHWFDVRSPELQAALGNPAGFAPFTRTFMKGSWDGRFIFDEPMITRAWLLAKKTSSGEAAPEEIIPVPTAGQYTPGGYYPGAYRIAYDPQSREFLVGLTQLEPHQ